The following are encoded in a window of Ignicoccus islandicus DSM 13165 genomic DNA:
- a CDS encoding ribosome assembly factor SBDS, with translation MSKSYVVARLEFKGHKFEILVDPEKAFRYINGEKIPIQEILISEEVYKDVRSGDRVSPEVLKKAFGTTDIFTIAETILKKGELQLTTEQRRKLLEAKRKQVINFIARNAIDPQTKLPIPPSRIEAAMAEAKVSIDPYKSVEEEAMKVVKAISRVIPIKIARSLLQIRVPPQYAGRAYPVIQKLGELKSADWKTDGTLVAEIEIPAGMQQDVIDKLNKVTKGEAEVKVLYTK, from the coding sequence ATGAGTAAATCTTACGTTGTGGCCAGACTTGAATTCAAGGGACACAAGTTCGAGATCTTAGTTGACCCCGAGAAAGCCTTCAGATATATCAATGGTGAGAAGATTCCAATTCAAGAGATACTGATTAGTGAAGAAGTTTATAAGGACGTTCGAAGTGGAGACAGAGTCTCACCAGAAGTGTTAAAGAAGGCGTTTGGTACAACCGATATATTTACAATTGCCGAAACAATACTAAAGAAAGGCGAACTTCAACTTACAACAGAACAGAGGCGAAAACTTCTAGAAGCTAAGAGAAAACAAGTCATAAATTTCATTGCAAGAAACGCTATTGATCCCCAAACTAAACTACCAATTCCACCATCTAGAATAGAAGCCGCTATGGCAGAAGCAAAGGTCTCTATAGATCCTTATAAAAGCGTAGAAGAAGAAGCAATGAAAGTTGTCAAAGCTATTTCTAGAGTAATACCAATAAAGATTGCCCGTTCGTTACTGCAAATCCGAGTACCACCGCAATACGCCGGTAGGGCTTATCCAGTAATCCAAAAATTAGGTGAACTTAAATCAGCCGATTGGAAAACTGACGGAACGTTAGTTGCGGAAATAGAAATACCGGCGGGGATGCAACAAGACGTCATTGATAAGTTAAACAAAGTTACGAAAGGCGAGGCAGAGGTAAAGGTCCTTTATACTAAATAA
- the moaA gene encoding GTP 3',8-cyclase MoaA has product MSSNYDGVLAIELNDNINVLYDSYGRPFKSLRISITYACNFNCFFCHREGIDGLIKDELEWYEFSIIARIARKLGAEDVKITGGEPLLKKGLVELISELNNYGYENIGVSTNGYLLRDQAKELVQAGLKRINVSLHSLNRERFKLITGVDALNRVLEGLMEVKEYDIPVFINFTVLKGINDKEIFDIIKFAINNDFNIHLIELHPVGKAKSNFNIYHTFPQEVLKFLETQASRVEVRPLHYRLRYIVSGSVIEIVQPVSNPLFCAGCMRIRVSPDGKLYPCLNSFSEYVDTKEILRNPYLSENEKVQLIEDAFLKVNEMRKPYNLWNLDYEKNFYSNYTDEVKRLRKRISRLYIPKRMSTKVSRNSRSKTKMGLPNS; this is encoded by the coding sequence ATCTCATCGAATTACGATGGGGTCCTAGCAATTGAACTAAATGATAACATAAACGTACTTTACGATTCATATGGACGACCCTTTAAATCATTGAGAATATCTATAACTTACGCTTGCAACTTCAATTGTTTCTTCTGTCATAGAGAAGGGATAGATGGTCTTATAAAAGATGAACTGGAATGGTATGAATTCTCAATTATAGCACGAATAGCACGCAAGTTAGGTGCAGAGGACGTAAAAATTACTGGAGGCGAACCGTTACTAAAGAAAGGTCTCGTGGAACTAATTAGCGAACTAAATAATTACGGTTACGAAAATATTGGTGTAAGCACGAATGGATATCTATTAAGAGATCAAGCGAAAGAGCTAGTTCAAGCTGGATTGAAGAGAATTAACGTAAGTCTACATTCATTAAATAGAGAAAGATTTAAGCTAATCACAGGCGTAGACGCTCTTAACCGAGTTTTAGAAGGTCTAATGGAAGTAAAGGAATACGATATACCAGTCTTCATTAATTTTACTGTGTTAAAAGGAATAAACGATAAAGAGATATTTGATATAATTAAGTTTGCCATAAATAATGATTTCAATATCCATTTAATAGAACTACATCCAGTAGGTAAAGCTAAAAGTAACTTCAATATATACCATACGTTTCCACAAGAAGTACTAAAGTTCCTTGAAACGCAAGCATCTAGAGTAGAAGTCCGTCCACTTCATTACAGGCTTAGGTACATCGTTTCGGGTAGCGTCATCGAGATAGTTCAGCCCGTGTCAAATCCCCTTTTTTGCGCCGGATGTATGAGAATTAGAGTTTCGCCCGATGGTAAACTCTATCCATGTTTAAACTCGTTCTCAGAATACGTTGATACAAAGGAGATACTACGGAATCCTTATCTATCTGAAAACGAGAAGGTTCAATTGATTGAAGACGCCTTTCTTAAAGTTAATGAAATGAGGAAACCCTACAATTTATGGAACTTAGATTACGAAAAGAACTTCTATTCAAACTATACAGACGAGGTAAAGAGGTTAAGGAAAAGAATTTCAAGGCTTTACATTCCTAAGAGAATGTCAACCAAGGTATCAAGAAATTCTCGCAGCAAAACTAAGATGGGTCTTCCAAACTCCTAA
- a CDS encoding V4R domain-containing protein produces the protein MSFKGTTDLPWLSIRDKDDEDIPVPYPFITKMGVSDLYIIVLKIDLNVYTQLIRSLLDYLYNKGVDVIHIVRGNIDAKSKSITYILLVNMKNATTNIEALKEDLRKIDGVKKVIVGSERLSDILLFPNAFPIFTFERSIIIPLTMIKAFFNAIAAYFKQPALAASTLYQLGFRIGFSLTEFLSETSGHTGEVLLRDVLDFLKAQGIGSFEYKARNLGTPKGEIIIKMTHGIETAASNLPAPRCHLTRGILSGVSSYILKSYVPMQEIKCVAKGDKYCLFATVRK, from the coding sequence ATGTCCTTTAAGGGTACAACTGATTTGCCATGGCTTAGCATCAGAGATAAAGACGACGAGGATATACCGGTTCCGTATCCGTTTATAACCAAAATGGGTGTCAGTGATCTCTATATAATAGTACTTAAAATAGATCTAAACGTCTATACGCAACTAATAAGATCGTTACTAGACTACTTGTACAACAAAGGTGTTGATGTAATTCATATAGTTAGAGGTAACATCGATGCTAAGAGTAAGTCGATTACGTATATATTATTGGTAAATATGAAAAACGCCACAACGAACATCGAGGCACTGAAAGAGGATCTACGAAAGATAGATGGAGTAAAGAAGGTTATAGTCGGTAGCGAAAGATTGTCCGACATACTGTTATTTCCAAACGCATTCCCTATCTTTACTTTCGAAAGAAGCATAATAATTCCATTGACAATGATTAAAGCGTTCTTTAACGCAATAGCTGCCTACTTCAAACAACCGGCATTAGCCGCGAGCACATTATATCAACTTGGATTTAGAATAGGGTTTTCGCTCACTGAATTCTTAAGCGAAACGAGTGGTCATACAGGCGAAGTGCTATTGAGGGACGTTTTGGATTTCCTAAAAGCACAAGGCATAGGGTCCTTCGAATACAAGGCGAGAAATCTGGGGACACCTAAAGGTGAAATCATTATAAAAATGACGCATGGCATAGAAACTGCTGCTTCAAACTTGCCAGCGCCTAGATGTCATCTAACTAGAGGCATATTGAGTGGGGTTTCTAGCTACATTTTGAAGAGCTATGTTCCAATGCAAGAAATTAAATGCGTTGCAAAAGGCGATAAGTATTGTCTATTCGCAACAGTTAGGAAGTAA
- a CDS encoding metal-dependent transcriptional regulator → MRAAYGKRYEDYIKVIYRLKKKKNVVSAKDIADYMKVKLPTVIEYLNKLSKEGLVSYQNGIVELTIDGINKAKEIERKFDTIKRFLIEVLNVPEKYAESDACYMEHGLSDVTVEKMEEFLNLKGRFREQVTS, encoded by the coding sequence TTGAGGGCGGCATACGGAAAGAGGTACGAAGATTACATAAAGGTTATATACAGACTAAAGAAGAAGAAGAACGTAGTCTCAGCAAAGGACATAGCCGATTACATGAAAGTGAAGTTACCGACGGTGATAGAGTATTTAAATAAGCTTTCTAAAGAAGGTCTTGTTTCGTACCAGAACGGTATTGTTGAGCTTACGATAGATGGCATCAACAAGGCAAAGGAAATAGAGAGAAAGTTTGACACCATAAAGAGATTCCTAATAGAGGTGTTAAATGTACCTGAGAAGTATGCAGAGAGCGATGCGTGTTATATGGAACACGGTCTCAGTGACGTAACTGTAGAGAAGATGGAGGAATTTTTGAACCTCAAAGGAAGGTTCCGCGAACAAGTTACTTCCTAA
- a CDS encoding MTH1187 family thiamine-binding protein, with translation MIVEIQVLPLGTGSPSVSEYVAEAVKVLRDKGLNFKVTPMATVFEIDNFSQISDVLDEIRKRMEARGIKRVVFVIRIDYRSDKELKMDRKVESVMKRIRD, from the coding sequence ATGATTGTAGAGATACAAGTGCTACCACTAGGAACTGGTTCCCCGAGCGTTTCAGAATATGTCGCGGAAGCAGTTAAGGTGCTAAGAGACAAGGGATTAAATTTCAAGGTTACACCTATGGCAACAGTCTTCGAAATAGATAATTTTAGCCAGATCTCAGACGTCTTGGATGAAATAAGGAAGAGAATGGAGGCTAGGGGTATTAAGAGGGTAGTTTTTGTAATACGAATAGATTACAGATCTGACAAAGAGCTTAAAATGGATCGAAAGGTTGAGAGTGTAATGAAGAGGATACGAGATTGA
- a CDS encoding phosphoribosyltransferase: MVKLKVKVVSWGEVVRWSNELAFVIMDSGYKPDVIVAIARGGLVPARLLADYMDVIDVLSLKVEHWIETGSHQEEAVIKYETKDIDLSDKKVLIVDDICDTGKSLSVAKEFVIKNWKAREVKLATFQYIEPVAQIKPDFYVDLVKDWTWYMYPWNYVEDMVNLVKKMLKEEGELSLQEITVKFKEWYNITPPLSIAETVHIMEYRGLINKVNGKYVLVK; this comes from the coding sequence GTGGTAAAACTGAAAGTTAAAGTTGTGAGTTGGGGAGAAGTCGTAAGATGGAGTAACGAGCTAGCTTTCGTAATAATGGACTCAGGATATAAGCCGGACGTAATAGTCGCCATAGCTCGAGGCGGGTTAGTACCAGCAAGGCTATTAGCTGATTACATGGACGTAATTGACGTCCTATCTCTAAAGGTTGAGCACTGGATTGAAACAGGCTCCCATCAGGAAGAAGCGGTAATAAAGTACGAGACGAAAGATATTGACTTAAGCGATAAAAAGGTCTTAATAGTAGATGATATCTGCGATACTGGAAAGAGTTTATCTGTAGCTAAGGAGTTCGTAATTAAAAACTGGAAGGCTAGGGAAGTAAAGCTAGCAACGTTCCAATATATAGAACCAGTTGCACAAATTAAACCTGACTTCTACGTAGATCTGGTAAAGGATTGGACATGGTACATGTATCCGTGGAATTACGTTGAGGACATGGTTAATTTAGTTAAAAAGATGTTAAAGGAAGAAGGTGAATTGAGCCTACAAGAAATTACCGTAAAATTCAAGGAATGGTATAACATAACTCCCCCATTATCGATTGCCGAAACGGTCCATATAATGGAATACCGTGGCCTAATTAATAAGGTCAATGGGAAGTACGTACTAGTAAAGTGA
- a CDS encoding NAD(P)/FAD-dependent oxidoreductase translates to MVESDFYIVGGGPAGIAAAYFLSQKGFKVEVFEAKKVLGKKPCGGGVPDEINKLIPLQPRSILQEVYGMEIYYEDNLIGMWETNRPIFYVIDRTIYLESLVKDLDIVVNKNSPVKISNNVFISKKGRLDPNKVIVATGVSWRLRERDMVAQTLQYVLDDVKLDNPHHMKFLFYRDLVGYAWIFPLGEKKVEVGIGSLNKSLGYMEERLREIIKRNNFNEGKVEKREGAPIDMGGLKPDWGGNGPYVVGEAIGAVMPLTGEGIRPSIITSSLLAHSIERGSDYVKTLKNSDLFKATKLQRKILEKVYKNGVSIPLEGVQLEPRTVELIYRLGMGKMDLKTLFHIARKLPSLFMGLI, encoded by the coding sequence TTGGTCGAAAGTGATTTCTATATAGTTGGTGGAGGCCCAGCTGGTATAGCAGCTGCGTATTTCCTTTCTCAGAAAGGGTTTAAAGTAGAGGTATTTGAAGCCAAGAAAGTATTAGGAAAGAAGCCTTGTGGTGGCGGTGTTCCCGATGAAATAAACAAATTGATTCCATTACAACCTAGGAGTATTTTACAAGAAGTTTATGGAATGGAAATTTACTACGAAGACAACTTGATCGGTATGTGGGAAACTAATAGACCTATATTCTATGTAATAGATAGGACAATATATTTGGAGAGTTTAGTAAAGGACTTAGATATAGTCGTTAATAAGAACTCTCCGGTCAAAATAAGTAACAATGTATTCATAAGTAAAAAAGGAAGACTCGATCCGAACAAGGTAATCGTTGCAACTGGTGTTTCATGGAGATTAAGAGAGCGAGATATGGTTGCACAGACGCTTCAATACGTCCTAGATGACGTGAAGCTAGATAACCCTCATCACATGAAATTCCTATTCTATAGAGATTTAGTAGGATACGCTTGGATATTCCCACTTGGAGAAAAAAAGGTTGAAGTGGGTATAGGTTCCCTTAACAAGAGCTTAGGTTACATGGAAGAGAGATTAAGAGAAATCATTAAGAGAAACAACTTCAATGAAGGAAAAGTAGAGAAACGGGAAGGTGCACCAATAGATATGGGTGGCTTAAAACCGGACTGGGGTGGAAACGGACCTTATGTAGTAGGTGAAGCCATAGGCGCTGTTATGCCACTCACGGGTGAAGGAATAAGACCGAGTATCATCACTTCATCTCTCTTAGCCCACAGCATTGAGAGAGGTAGTGATTATGTGAAGACTCTGAAGAACTCGGACTTGTTCAAAGCCACCAAACTCCAAAGGAAGATCCTTGAGAAGGTCTACAAGAATGGAGTATCAATTCCGTTAGAGGGAGTTCAACTAGAACCCAGAACAGTTGAATTAATCTACAGGTTAGGCATGGGCAAAATGGATCTAAAAACGTTATTCCATATAGCTAGAAAGTTACCGTCGTTATTTATGGGCCTTATCTAA
- a CDS encoding Lrp/AsnC family transcriptional regulator translates to MKELDETDKKILMKLQENARISYSKIAKELNLSESTIHHRIRRLKEIGIIKGFRTLLDPDKIGLHVSAFVLLKTDPHHHSEALEKITRIKGVYEVYDVTGEYSGLVKVMVRSREELAEVLDEIGKIDGVLHTYTLVVLKVISQKETIELD, encoded by the coding sequence ATGAAAGAGCTAGATGAGACCGACAAGAAGATCTTGATGAAGCTACAAGAAAACGCAAGAATTTCTTATTCGAAAATAGCGAAGGAGCTTAACTTAAGTGAATCAACAATACATCATAGGATAAGACGTCTCAAAGAAATTGGTATAATAAAGGGGTTTAGAACTCTACTCGATCCTGATAAGATAGGGCTTCATGTATCGGCTTTCGTATTACTCAAAACCGATCCACACCACCACAGTGAAGCTCTAGAGAAAATTACACGCATTAAGGGCGTTTACGAAGTGTATGATGTGACCGGAGAATATTCCGGATTAGTAAAGGTCATGGTTCGTAGTCGTGAAGAACTAGCTGAGGTCCTAGATGAAATAGGGAAAATTGATGGTGTACTTCATACGTATACTTTGGTTGTACTTAAAGTTATATCGCAGAAGGAAACAATAGAATTAGATTAA
- a CDS encoding tRNA lysidine(34) synthetase: protein MVEVRRPKCSLCSKEAVVTLPYAKLRLCKDHFEEFLIKRVKRIKLPKRILVATSGGKDSLTMIYLLSKLKERGEIEDLKSVTVDTVPKYTTLEAKVSAKYSQELGIEHVTVHAFDVYGFTALHYRELKRKPCGLCSLIRNHAINLVGTRLGYRYVSTGHNLDDMLQVGLTSLLSSDIENLRKITAIEEPLPGALGRVKPLFWIYERDVLAFAINKRLEWIKERCPLYDVGILFADRIRNFMHEIEVEHPSIKLRTLRNLQRLGESIKLEKDLESIKRCKYCGSISYGDICPACHLRRKARELGLRIAELEPTIDYLSKDGNIPIIGQGFVTWSFVEANRWITVDKLLKKLGLNREVAVVMERDSHTTIPYDAYVRGFEKGELVIYLITRVSLNRKVAKLR, encoded by the coding sequence ATGGTAGAGGTACGCCGCCCGAAATGTAGTCTGTGTTCTAAAGAAGCGGTTGTAACATTACCCTATGCTAAGCTACGACTATGTAAGGACCATTTCGAAGAATTTCTTATAAAGAGGGTAAAGAGAATTAAGTTACCGAAGAGAATCCTCGTTGCTACCTCGGGCGGCAAAGATAGTTTGACAATGATCTATCTGTTAAGTAAGCTGAAGGAAAGGGGTGAAATTGAAGATTTAAAGTCTGTAACCGTGGATACTGTTCCCAAGTACACTACGCTAGAAGCCAAGGTTTCCGCAAAGTATTCCCAAGAACTCGGAATAGAACACGTAACTGTTCACGCGTTCGATGTATATGGGTTTACAGCACTTCACTATCGTGAACTTAAGAGAAAACCTTGTGGTTTGTGTTCTCTAATACGAAATCATGCAATAAACTTGGTAGGGACTAGACTAGGTTATAGATACGTTTCAACGGGACATAACCTAGACGATATGCTTCAAGTCGGCCTAACCTCATTGCTTTCATCCGATATTGAGAACCTGAGGAAGATTACAGCTATTGAAGAACCTCTGCCAGGTGCTCTAGGACGCGTAAAGCCGCTTTTCTGGATATATGAACGAGACGTCCTAGCCTTCGCGATAAATAAGAGACTCGAATGGATCAAAGAGAGGTGTCCCTTATACGACGTAGGTATACTCTTCGCAGACAGGATAAGGAACTTCATGCACGAAATAGAGGTCGAACACCCTTCGATTAAGCTGAGAACTCTAAGGAACCTCCAAAGATTAGGGGAAAGTATAAAATTAGAGAAAGATCTCGAATCTATTAAAAGGTGCAAGTATTGTGGGTCCATATCTTACGGAGATATTTGCCCGGCGTGTCACCTTCGAAGAAAAGCACGCGAATTAGGTCTTAGAATAGCTGAGTTAGAACCAACTATCGATTATCTGAGTAAGGATGGAAATATTCCTATAATTGGACAAGGCTTCGTGACATGGAGCTTCGTTGAAGCGAACCGCTGGATCACAGTAGACAAGTTGCTTAAGAAATTGGGACTGAACAGAGAGGTTGCTGTCGTCATGGAGAGAGATTCTCACACCACAATCCCATACGACGCATACGTTCGCGGTTTTGAGAAAGGTGAATTAGTAATTTACTTGATAACACGTGTATCACTAAATCGGAAAGTAGCTAAGCTTCGTTAA
- a CDS encoding radical SAM protein has protein sequence MKLRRLLIVDGYTDEPAGLGVPPYLDVYSREVYGAMKLADKYSTVYYLTIDQVRSNRSLFVELSGKVDLTLVVAGALVPGRYLGGEPLRDVEELRLLKLWSNSPIALGGPITTYGIGGIGGKRTEIIDEDFIIIRGDLAPWFYQAAKYGIDRISSLDPRESYYLRSKALIRGTEIVLQHPNMNIGNLTLEIETYRGCARWVSGGCSFCIDPQYGKPLVRPIYDIVKEVENAYKLGVRNFRLGRQSDILVYGSPELGVNEWPKPNIRLLTQLFNGIRNVAPSLITLHIDNVNPRTIYEWPDLSRRALKTIVEYHTPGDVAALGIESVDPKVVKLNNLKVDIDQAIFAIEVINEIGRKRGWNGLPHLLPGINFIAGLPGESKETWEFNKELLRRIERKGLLVRRVNLRKLSIIEGTKVSYMIKKPRIAKGYESFRKYVLKWQEEMLRKVVPIGTKLVNVVIEKVERGVSYGRQPGSYPITVEIPQELEKYSWISVEVKRHHSRSVLAEIVW, from the coding sequence ATGAAGCTAAGGCGACTCCTAATAGTGGACGGTTACACTGACGAACCAGCTGGTCTAGGAGTTCCACCGTACTTGGACGTCTATTCAAGAGAAGTTTACGGTGCAATGAAATTGGCCGATAAATACTCGACTGTATACTACTTAACGATAGATCAAGTAAGGAGCAATAGGAGTCTTTTCGTTGAACTTTCCGGAAAGGTTGACCTTACTTTAGTCGTTGCTGGAGCTTTAGTCCCTGGAAGATATCTTGGAGGCGAACCTTTAAGGGATGTGGAAGAACTTAGGTTACTGAAGCTCTGGTCCAACTCTCCAATAGCTTTAGGAGGCCCAATAACTACTTATGGGATTGGCGGAATTGGTGGGAAGAGAACGGAAATTATTGACGAGGATTTCATTATTATTAGAGGTGATCTCGCGCCTTGGTTCTATCAAGCTGCTAAGTACGGAATTGATAGAATAAGCTCTCTCGATCCAAGGGAAAGTTACTATCTACGTAGTAAAGCATTGATTAGAGGAACCGAAATAGTCCTACAACATCCTAATATGAATATAGGTAACTTAACGCTTGAAATAGAAACTTATCGTGGATGTGCTCGATGGGTAAGTGGAGGATGCAGCTTTTGTATTGATCCGCAATACGGCAAGCCATTGGTCAGACCTATATACGATATAGTCAAGGAAGTTGAGAACGCTTACAAGTTGGGAGTCAGGAACTTCCGACTCGGTAGACAAAGTGACATACTTGTCTACGGCTCTCCTGAACTAGGCGTTAACGAATGGCCTAAACCGAACATACGGCTCCTCACACAACTCTTTAATGGCATACGTAACGTAGCACCTTCCCTTATCACTTTGCATATTGATAACGTCAATCCAAGGACTATATACGAATGGCCCGACCTCTCCAGAAGGGCATTAAAGACGATCGTTGAGTATCACACACCTGGAGACGTAGCGGCTTTAGGAATAGAGAGCGTTGATCCAAAAGTAGTAAAGCTGAATAACCTCAAAGTAGACATCGATCAAGCCATTTTTGCAATAGAGGTAATTAATGAAATAGGAAGAAAAAGAGGATGGAATGGATTACCTCATTTGCTTCCGGGTATAAATTTCATTGCAGGATTGCCGGGCGAGAGTAAGGAGACATGGGAGTTTAATAAAGAACTTCTGAGACGAATTGAGAGGAAAGGCTTACTCGTCAGAAGAGTTAACCTTAGGAAGCTTTCAATAATTGAAGGGACGAAAGTCTCATATATGATTAAGAAACCACGTATAGCTAAGGGTTACGAAAGTTTCCGCAAGTATGTCTTGAAGTGGCAAGAAGAGATGTTGAGGAAGGTCGTACCAATAGGGACGAAATTGGTAAACGTCGTTATTGAAAAAGTTGAGCGGGGCGTTAGTTACGGTCGTCAACCCGGAAGTTACCCAATAACTGTCGAAATACCCCAGGAATTAGAGAAATACTCGTGGATAAGCGTGGAAGTAAAAAGGCATCACAGCAGGAGCGTATTAGCTGAAATAGTATGGTAG